AGTGTTGAAACTAGAGTAATGATTATTTTTTTCATTCTAAAATTCCTCCAAATAAACCTGTTGTTACTATGAGTTTACTCTTGGAATCAGTGGGAGTAAATAACCATACATAAAAATTAACAAGCATAATCCCGCATCCACCCCGATGTAATCGTTCTCCTTATGTATAGTTTTACCTTATTGAACAATTAGTAATTTGTGCAAAACGATTAATTATGTTATCCTTTTTACAAGGAGATGAGTGACCGTGAATAAACATTTTTATGGGAAATACGAGATTACCGAAGCGCAAGATGAGGGACAGTATGTCGCAACGATCAAACTACGTCAGTCGATTAAGAAGGTAGTGGTAAAATCCGATGCACTAACAACTTTAGCGCAAGCGGGTGTGACCCCACAAACGGTCATTCACAATATTGTGAAGACACCAAACTTGTTGAAGGATAAGGTGATTGTTTCTAATCACAACTTGGCAGGTTATTTAGATTAAGAAAACTAAAAAAGACATCGATTCGCAATGTTAAACCACTATGGCTAGTGATTGCATTGGCGATTCGATGTCTTTTTTAATCTTCACTAATATCCGCGAATGTGCCTGAGACTACCCGGCTTAAATCTTGCGGGTTAATCTGGATGGAGCGACCAATTTTGCCGGATGAAACGAAAATGAGCGGTTCTTTTTCGGCTTGTTGGTCAATGTAAATTGGAAAGTGTGCTTTTTCCCAGATACCGACCGGGGTGTTGGCGCCGTGTTCGTAACCGGTTGTTGCCACGAGGTCCTTTAACGGTACCATCGCGATTTTTTTGTTGCCAGAAATTTTGCTGAGTTTCTTTTCATCTAAATGACAATCGATTGGGACGACGCCGACAATCGGGCCGGTTTGTTTGCCAGAGAGCACGAGTGTCTTATAGATAAGATGTTCGTCGATGTCTAGGTGATCGACTTGCATTTGTGCGACATGATGTTCTTCATGTGTTGGAAATTCAAATTGTGTATAGGCGACCTTTTGCTTGTCTAATATTTTTTCGACAAGGGTCTTTGCGAGTTGTCCTTGTTTTTTCTTTTTACCCAAAATAGATGCCACTCCTTTAGTAATTATAGTTAGTTTACGGCAAAATACTAAAAATGTAAATTTAAGGCCCGCCATTATTGTTGGATAGCGGTATAATGATTTTAAATAAGGAGTTGATTGTGATGAAATGGTTTAGAAAACGGCAAGAAACAGTAAGTAGCGTTCAAGCGCATGATTTTACGCAATTAGTCAGTCAAGCAAGGGATGATGATGCGCATTATCAAAAGCTTCGGATGGCTTTTTCGGGGCTCACAAAACCATATCAGCAGCCAATTCGTAAAAAATAGTGATTCGTATGAGCTTATTCTTTAATAAATTTCAATTATTTTGATAATCTATACTTAAGTCAATTATTGACTAATTGAAAGATTGAAGGAGCGAATATCGATGACAACCAAGACGATACCAGCTGTAAGCTATGTGGTTCAGGTGAATCAATTACTCGAAAGATTCGTTGTATTTGAAACGGTGTTCTCCGAGTGTACTCAAACTTGTAGGAATATTATTTTAGGAAGATGCACAGTTGGTGAGACGCTTGAAACACTTGAGCATTATTTTGACCAGAATTTAACCGTGCTTAGAGCATTTGTTGCACAAGTTGCGGCTGTGCAACCCCCAGATGCGTTTGTCACGATTAACCAGCAATTAATTACGGCACTTGAACACTATGTGGATGCGACGGAAACGATGGTGTATTCTTTTGAAGGTCCGGCCACGGAGGTTTACGCGCACGTCTTGGCTGCCCGCCACGCGCAAGAAGCGCAACGGGAACAAATCAATACGGTCTTACATGCGATTTCTAAGGTTAGTTTTTCAACCGCTGATATGGCATAATAAAGGTAATTTAAATTTGAGCAGGTGACGTTATGAATAGACAGACTTGGCATTTTCTTTTTTATAAATCAGGCTTTACTAAAGATCAGATTGATCAGTTACTAGCCTATTTAGGACAGCGACAGAATTTTGGCGGTTTTCCGCTTGTTTCATTGACGCAAGATGGTGATAGCAGTGATATTCGGTTTGTAACGATGGTTTTTGATCCGTTATCAGAGATTATCCCGTCCGTCCAAGAAGAAATGGCGAAGTTTATTCTAATGCATGCGATTCGGCCGGCCGATAATTCACAAGAAGCTGACATGCGCTTATATGGGCGGATCATGAGTCATTCACTCGAAGATTTAGGCATTGAATTTCATCGCTATGATGCTAATACAATGGATATTAATTATTGGGGCCAAAAAAAGGCCGATTAAAAACTGATGATTAAATCAGAAAACGATTAAGCCGGAGACGTTCGTCACGGCTTTTTTTCGTGTTTCAGCTGATAAGTGCTTTAGATTCATTGCGTAATCAGGTATGATATTAGCAGGTGTTCGGCTATTATTGATAGCCGATGAATGAACAAATTAAAGGATACGGTGACAATGATGGTCGAAAAAAACATGTTAGAATTTTTTGAAACAGAATTAGATGATTTACAATTTAGCGGCGACATCAACATCAACTGGGATAAACAATCACGGGCGATTGAATTAGAATTCACGTTAAATGTGACGAAGAGTCAAGAATTAGCTGTTGAAGATCAAAATGGCGAATTAAATGAATCAGATGAAATTAGTTATGAAGATGCAATTTTATTCTTCGATGAAAGTAAAATCGATGGTTTTGAATATGCCGACAACTATTTAGCTGTGATTCCATTTTCTGGCCGTCAAGGGTTAAATGCGCAAGTCGGTCGCGGTGTTTTCAATTACCTTCAAGATTTATTAGATGATGGTGAAGATCGCTTAGCTGCCTTTGTAAATGATGAATCAGATGACGAAACATTTATCCTAGAATGGGATGACACGGTTTTCCAGGCAACCGTTGCTCAAGCTAGTGATGACTTAGCTAAAAAATACTACACTTACCCTAAATACTAAGAATCGATTTCAACGACAGGTCAAATTCTTTTGGCCTGTTTTAATCATTAAGGAGCAGAATACATGGAATGGACGAAAGTCACAGTTGCAACTGTCAATGAAGCAGTTGAAGCAATCGCAAATATTTTAACCGAAGCTGGCGCTGAAGGAATTCAAATCGAAGACGCCTCAATTAACGCTACTTTAGTCGGAGAAGTGGCAGCAGTTAGTGCCTTTTTCCCAGAGACGGTTTTTGTCCCTGAAAAGTTACCGTTGATTCGTCAACGCGTGTTACAACTCACGGAATTTGGCTTAGCAATTGGTGAAGGCAGCGTTAATCTCCAACAAGTGGCCGATGATGATTGGGCAACGGCGTGGAAAAAGTATTATCAACCAACCCGTTTAACGCGCTTCTTAACGGTGGTGCCCAGTTGGACGGATTATCAACCAACAGATGAACGCGAAGCTTTAATTCGAATGGACCCAGGGATGGCTTTTGGTACTGGGACCCACCCTACGACGCATCTTTCAGTACAAATGTTAGAAATGGTTTTACGTGGTGGTGAACAATTGATTGACGTTGGGACAGGTTCGGGTGTCTTGAGTATTGCAGCGGCTCACTTAGGCGTTCAAGATATTCGCGCGTACGATGTCGATCAAGTCGCAGTGGACGCTGCGGTGGCTAATTTCGATTTGAACCCCGTTACAAAAGGCATTATTGCCAAGCCCAACGATTTATTACACGGGATTACTGGGGCGGCGGACGTAATTGTCGCTAACATGTTACCAGTGGTCTTAGTGCCCCTAATTCCACAAGTGCCGGCCTTATTAAAAGAAGGCGGCCACTTGTTATTGGCTGGGATTATCACTGAAAAAGAAACGGTCATTCGCGAAACATTGAGCGCTAATGGCTTAATGGTTGAAGAAAGCCTTCATATGGGCGACTGGGTCGGCTTGATTACACGGCTAAAGACGGACGAAGATTAGAGGTCAAATGAATGCAACGGTATTTTATTGAAGAAAATGTGACGGTTGGTCAAGCATTACAATTAACCGGTGAAACGGCACATCATATGCTCAAGGTGATGCGGATGCAAGTTGGTGATCAGATTGAAATCGTAACGCCAGAGGAACTAGCCTTTGTCGCACAATTACAAGCTGCGGATGCGACGCAAAAGCAAGCAACTGTGACAATTGAAGCAGCCTTGGAAACAAATGTTGAGCTGCCAATTGCAACGACGGTTGTTTGTGGCCTGTCTAAAGGTGATAAGACCGATTGGATCGTTCAAAAAGGTACGCAACTAGGCGCACATCGCTTTATCTTTTGTAATAGTCAATTTTCGGTAGCGCGTTGGGATGCTAAAAGGCAGGTGAAGAAACTAGCACGGCTGCAAAAGATTGCCCAAGAAGCGGCTGAACAGGCACACAGAATTCACGTGCCAGTGATTGAATGGCGTGCGAGTTTAACGGCAATTGCTGAAGAATCAGCGACTATCAAATTAGTGGCGTACGAAGAGTCAGCCAAAGCTGGTGAACATGGTCAATTGGTGCAAAGCTTACAAGCCGCACAACCAGGCCAAAGTTTAATCTGTGTTTTTGGCCCAGAAGGTGGGATCGCACCAAAGGAAATTGAAGTCTTACAAGCCGCCGGTTTCTTATTGGCCGGTTTAGGACCGCGGATTTTACGGGCCGAAACGGCACCGTTATATCTACTGAGCGCAATTTCATATGTGACAGAATTGAGTACTTTATAGTATGATAGGTAATAATAATTTTTATAGAGGGGCTTCACAATGGATAAAATTAAAAATAATCGCTTTTTAAAGCAAGTTTGGGTGCGTTACTTCTTAGTAGCGCTACTGCTTGCCGTTGTATTGCCACTCGTTTTCGGTTGGTTATCAATTAGTAAAACGTGGCGTATTGGGTTGTTGTTTATGGCAATTAATGGTTGCGCGGCCTTTTTCATCGGCTACCGCATTCAGAAAACACACGCCCCTTGGTATAATATTTTTTATCTGCCAGTTTTATTTGCCTTGATGGTTGTTATCCGCTTCGCAGATTATAATTATTGGTTTGTCCCAATCTACTTCTTACTAAGTTACTTGGGCATTAATACTGCGTACGAACGTCGCAAATAAAACTGACTCGACAAACTGTTGAGTCAGTTTTGTTGTTTAAAAACAAATTTTAGTAGAGTCAGAATTGGAGTTGGGCAAGATGTCAGAAGAAAAAGTGATTTCACAGCAAGAAGTGATCCAGCTATGTCAGAAATACATGAATGCTGAGCATCTTGCTTTCGTGCAAAAGGCGTATGATTTTGCGGCGTATGTGCATAAGGAACAAGCACGGCAATCAGGTGAACCGTACATTATTCATCCGATTCAAGTGGCAGGTATTTTAGCGGAACTAAAGATGGATCCAGCAACGGTTGCATCGGGCTATTTGCACGATGTGGTTGAAGACACCAATATTACCTTAGGTGATGTCCAAGAGATGTTTGGCCAAGATGTGGCCATCATCGTGGATGGTGTGACGAAATTAGGAAAAATTAAGTATAAATCGCATCAAGAACAACTTGCTGAAAATCATCGGAAGATGTTGTTGGCCATGGCTAAGGATTTACGGGTCATTATGGTGAAACTAGCTGATCGTCTGCATAATATGCGAACGCTGAAGCATTTGAAACCCGAAAAGCAACGGCGGATTGCCAATGAAACGTTGGAAATTTATG
This DNA window, taken from Latilactobacillus sakei, encodes the following:
- a CDS encoding Cys-tRNA(Pro) deacylase, with the translated sequence MGKKKKQGQLAKTLVEKILDKQKVAYTQFEFPTHEEHHVAQMQVDHLDIDEHLIYKTLVLSGKQTGPIVGVVPIDCHLDEKKLSKISGNKKIAMVPLKDLVATTGYEHGANTPVGIWEKAHFPIYIDQQAEKEPLIFVSSGKIGRSIQINPQDLSRVVSGTFADISED
- a CDS encoding DUF3013 domain-containing protein; its protein translation is MNKLKDTVTMMVEKNMLEFFETELDDLQFSGDININWDKQSRAIELEFTLNVTKSQELAVEDQNGELNESDEISYEDAILFFDESKIDGFEYADNYLAVIPFSGRQGLNAQVGRGVFNYLQDLLDDGEDRLAAFVNDESDDETFILEWDDTVFQATVAQASDDLAKKYYTYPKY
- a CDS encoding 50S ribosomal protein L11 methyltransferase — translated: MEWTKVTVATVNEAVEAIANILTEAGAEGIQIEDASINATLVGEVAAVSAFFPETVFVPEKLPLIRQRVLQLTEFGLAIGEGSVNLQQVADDDWATAWKKYYQPTRLTRFLTVVPSWTDYQPTDEREALIRMDPGMAFGTGTHPTTHLSVQMLEMVLRGGEQLIDVGTGSGVLSIAAAHLGVQDIRAYDVDQVAVDAAVANFDLNPVTKGIIAKPNDLLHGITGAADVIVANMLPVVLVPLIPQVPALLKEGGHLLLAGIITEKETVIRETLSANGLMVEESLHMGDWVGLITRLKTDED
- a CDS encoding 16S rRNA (uracil(1498)-N(3))-methyltransferase, producing MQRYFIEENVTVGQALQLTGETAHHMLKVMRMQVGDQIEIVTPEELAFVAQLQAADATQKQATVTIEAALETNVELPIATTVVCGLSKGDKTDWIVQKGTQLGAHRFIFCNSQFSVARWDAKRQVKKLARLQKIAQEAAEQAHRIHVPVIEWRASLTAIAEESATIKLVAYEESAKAGEHGQLVQSLQAAQPGQSLICVFGPEGGIAPKEIEVLQAAGFLLAGLGPRILRAETAPLYLLSAISYVTELSTL